The DNA segment ATTAGGCATAATAGCCTCTCTAACTCCCGGAGGAATCCATGAAGTGGTTCGACGATGAAATCGACAAGGAATTTGAGCGCATGCGCCGACGCATGGAGCAGACCTTTGGTGCTCTGAGACGGCAGACTGCGGCAACGCTTCTCAGTGACAGCGGCTGGCGCCCTCAGATGGATCTGTACGAGACCGATGGTGATTACGTTGTCCTCGTTGCCCTGGCTGGCATGAAGCCAGAGGAGCTGGAAGTAGTTGTTGATCGGGATACCCTGCGAATCTCAGGCAACAGATGTCGACCCTTGAGCCAAGGGATTATTAAGGTTCACCAGATGGAAATAGACTTCGGTCCCTTTAGTCAAACTATCCGTCTGCCGGAGGCGGTCGACTCGAACCGGGCAAGCTCCACTTATCGCGACGGCTTTCTGACGGTGCGTCTGCCCAAACAGAGCAAGGTCACCGCCACCATTAGCGTCACTGTGGAGGAGTAATCTTCAGTTCGAGCCAGAATACTTTTCAAGGAGTCTCTGATGGCTGATGACGCAGCACCAGTAACCACTGTCCAACAAAGTCAGCAGGTGCCCGAGCAGTTGCCAGTGCTGCCTCTGCGGCAAGGTGTGCTCTACCCGGAGCTCACCGTACCTCTGATGGTGACAACCCCCGAGCACAAGAAGCTGGTAGACGACGCCCTGGTAAAGGACCAGATGCTGGCGGCTGTAGCACAAAAAAATGACAAGGTCAGCCATCCCAGGATGGCTGACCTCTATCAGGTTGGGGTGGCTGTTTTTATCCTGAAAATGATGAGAACACCTGACGGCGCTTACCACCTGCTGGTGAGAAGCTTCAAGAAAATCCGCTTGCTGGAGGCAGTTCAAGAAGAGCCATATCTGGTGAGCCGCATACAGGTTATTGACGAACATATCGAGGTTGACCAACAGATAGAGGCCATGGTGGTAAACATCCGCAACCTCTTTCAAAAGATGGTAGCGCTGAGCAGTCTGCCTGACGAACTGGGTGTGCTGGCTATGAATGTGCCCGGACCCTACCCTCTGATCTATCTGGTGGC comes from the Deltaproteobacteria bacterium genome and includes:
- a CDS encoding Hsp20/alpha crystallin family protein, translating into MKWFDDEIDKEFERMRRRMEQTFGALRRQTAATLLSDSGWRPQMDLYETDGDYVVLVALAGMKPEELEVVVDRDTLRISGNRCRPLSQGIIKVHQMEIDFGPFSQTIRLPEAVDSNRASSTYRDGFLTVRLPKQSKVTATISVTVEE